In a single window of the Nodularia spumigena CCY9414 genome:
- a CDS encoding TIGR00300 family protein, giving the protein MTSLIRFLMCAPDHYDVDYVINPWMEGNIHKSSRDRAVEQWEKLYHILKQHAIVDLVPPQIGWPDMVFTANAGLVLGQNVVLSRFLHKERQGEEPFFQNWFEENGYTVNLLPKDLPFEGAGDALLDREGRWLWAGYGFRSELDSHPYLAKWLDIEVLSLRLIDERFYHLDTCFCPLANGYLLYYPGAFDAYSNRLIEMRVAPEKRIAITEADAVNFACNTVNVESIVIMNKASNALKARLADVGFQVIETPLTEFLKAGGAAKCLTLRVTEPLDAEIHANVSVESRVIRMEGHLLDSGLINRALDLIVDTGGSFQVMNFNLGEQRQSTSAAEVRVSAPSHEVMEEIISQLIDLGAVDLPQDERDAKLQPVIQAGVAPDDFYVSTIYPTEVRINGEWVRVQNQRMDGAIAITQTPNGLVAKCKLLRDLEVGDKVIVDVLGIRTIRKTESREHRNAQEFSFMSSGVSSERRVELVVEQVAWELRKIRDAGGKVVVTAGPVVIHTGGGEHLAQLIREGYVQALLGGNAIAVHDIEQNMMGTSLGVDMKRGVAVRGGHRHHLKAINIIRRYGSIAKAVEAGVIKNGVMYECVSNNVPFSLAGSIRDDGPLPDTQTDLIKAQEEYAKLIEGAEMILMLSSMLHSIGVGNMTPAGVKMVCVDINPAVVTKLSDRGSVESVGVVTDVGLFLSLLIQQLEKLTSPYIASVG; this is encoded by the coding sequence ATGACTTCCTTGATTCGCTTCTTGATGTGCGCCCCTGACCACTATGATGTAGACTATGTAATTAATCCCTGGATGGAAGGGAATATTCACAAGTCTTCGCGCGATCGCGCCGTAGAACAGTGGGAAAAACTCTACCACATCCTCAAACAACACGCCATTGTCGATTTAGTACCGCCCCAGATTGGTTGGCCTGACATGGTATTTACCGCCAACGCGGGTTTAGTCTTGGGACAAAATGTTGTCCTGAGTCGATTTCTCCACAAAGAACGTCAGGGAGAAGAACCTTTCTTCCAAAACTGGTTTGAGGAAAACGGTTACACGGTTAATTTACTCCCGAAAGATTTACCCTTTGAAGGTGCTGGAGATGCACTTTTAGATCGGGAAGGACGTTGGTTATGGGCTGGATATGGTTTTCGCTCAGAATTAGATTCTCACCCTTATTTAGCTAAATGGCTAGATATTGAGGTGCTATCCCTGCGGTTAATTGATGAGCGCTTCTATCACTTAGATACCTGCTTCTGTCCTTTAGCTAACGGCTATTTATTGTATTATCCCGGCGCTTTTGATGCTTATTCTAACCGCTTAATAGAAATGCGAGTTGCGCCAGAAAAGCGGATCGCAATTACCGAAGCTGATGCTGTCAACTTCGCCTGTAATACGGTGAATGTGGAAAGCATCGTGATTATGAACAAAGCCAGCAATGCTTTAAAAGCACGTTTAGCAGATGTTGGTTTCCAAGTCATTGAAACCCCACTGACAGAATTCCTCAAAGCCGGTGGTGCTGCTAAATGTCTCACACTGCGAGTCACAGAACCACTAGACGCAGAAATTCATGCTAATGTCTCGGTAGAAAGCCGCGTGATTCGCATGGAAGGTCATTTACTGGACTCTGGCTTGATTAACCGTGCTTTAGACTTGATTGTGGATACTGGCGGTAGTTTCCAAGTCATGAATTTTAACTTGGGAGAACAACGCCAAAGTACATCTGCGGCTGAGGTGCGAGTTTCAGCGCCTTCTCATGAGGTGATGGAAGAAATCATCTCGCAGTTAATTGATTTGGGTGCTGTCGATTTACCCCAAGATGAACGAGATGCTAAATTACAGCCTGTAATTCAAGCTGGGGTGGCTCCTGATGATTTCTATGTGAGTACGATTTATCCTACGGAAGTGCGGATTAATGGTGAATGGGTGCGGGTACAGAATCAGCGCATGGATGGCGCGATCGCCATTACTCAAACTCCCAATGGTTTAGTAGCTAAGTGTAAACTGTTACGTGACTTAGAAGTGGGCGACAAAGTAATTGTTGATGTACTCGGTATCCGTACTATCCGCAAAACTGAATCCCGCGAACATCGTAATGCTCAAGAATTTAGCTTTATGTCCTCTGGGGTTTCCAGTGAAAGACGTGTGGAACTTGTGGTGGAGCAAGTCGCTTGGGAATTACGTAAAATTAGGGATGCTGGCGGTAAAGTAGTTGTCACGGCGGGACCTGTAGTGATTCACACAGGCGGCGGCGAACATTTGGCGCAACTGATTCGGGAAGGATATGTACAGGCGCTCTTGGGTGGTAATGCGATCGCCGTCCATGACATAGAGCAAAATATGATGGGGACTTCCCTCGGTGTAGACATGAAGCGGGGTGTAGCCGTCCGTGGTGGGCATCGCCATCACCTCAAAGCCATCAATATTATCCGTCGTTATGGCAGCATTGCTAAGGCTGTGGAAGCGGGAGTAATTAAAAATGGCGTGATGTATGAGTGTGTCTCTAACAATGTGCCTTTTAGCCTGGCTGGTTCCATTCGGGATGATGGTCCTTTACCTGATACCCAAACGGATTTGATTAAGGCACAGGAGGAATACGCTAAACTAATTGAGGGTGCGGAGATGATTTTGATGTTGTCTTCCATGTTACACTCCATTGGGGTGGGAAATATGACTCCGGCAGGGGTGAAGATGGTCTGTGTAGATATTAATCCAGCTGTAGTTACTAAGTTAAGCGATCGCGGTTCTGTGGAATCGGTGGGTGTGGTGACTGATGTCGGTTTGTTCCTCAGTCTGTTGATTCAGCAGTTGGAAAAGTTGACAAGTCCATACATTGCTAGTGTAGGTTAA
- a CDS encoding energy transducer TonB, which translates to MSFSGITVKHRSQEVEALKTFLMYSLISSLTLHIALLASGIGSLLVRVPKEQYEPIELVILDPVDPPEEKPEKPPEIIPEKIKIPEPTKIVTSRVTPITPVKIEPTFSQPAVAPQQQQPTVTPPAPKVESVKAPPVPQPTQPTVSQPPPPTTPPRQESVAKLESLLTSTTRSSESPIAVPQTNQASERLRGTLSGLRDSRVTQSSNTVASGTGTNNNISNNISNNTRVQRSPVAVAPTAPSTPQIKTQPQNNSGGNSRGSGDGRAACTQCSASYPEFAKRRGIEGRVEVAVDTDAKGNVTNVRIVNSSGNSRLDKETLRQARNWKLKPSENGRQGVSISTNFALEGSRRHRQLQERKKKEQEQARQRSRERAASSSTPTPSPNTPATNTTSKPTVRARREITPTAPAAPITRPAAATPVRQPRQQNTATGSSSGTRTTPTPSQSKVRNSLRNVQRQRTSTNSAPAPKPAPVAQPSTNRRPRPTASTPAPAPAPAAPANTSSSSQNQLRNSLRRSREAAPSEPASEE; encoded by the coding sequence ATGAGCTTTTCCGGCATTACCGTCAAACATCGTTCCCAAGAAGTTGAAGCTCTCAAGACTTTCTTGATGTATAGTCTGATTAGCTCGTTAACGCTACACATCGCCTTACTAGCTTCGGGTATAGGTAGTTTGTTGGTGAGAGTGCCGAAGGAACAATACGAACCAATAGAGTTAGTAATTTTAGATCCGGTAGACCCTCCAGAGGAAAAACCAGAAAAACCGCCGGAAATAATTCCCGAAAAAATTAAAATACCCGAACCTACCAAGATTGTTACGAGTAGAGTCACACCAATAACACCGGTGAAAATTGAGCCAACATTTTCCCAGCCTGCTGTAGCGCCACAACAACAGCAGCCAACTGTAACTCCACCAGCACCAAAGGTTGAGAGTGTGAAAGCTCCTCCGGTTCCCCAGCCAACTCAACCAACGGTTTCTCAGCCACCCCCACCAACAACTCCCCCACGCCAGGAATCTGTAGCTAAGTTAGAATCTCTGTTGACTTCAACAACAAGATCATCAGAATCACCAATTGCAGTTCCTCAGACGAATCAAGCTAGTGAACGACTCAGAGGAACTTTAAGTGGATTAAGAGATTCCAGAGTCACTCAAAGCAGTAATACAGTAGCTTCAGGTACGGGAACAAATAATAATATAAGTAATAATATAAGTAATAATACAAGAGTACAGCGATCGCCTGTAGCCGTCGCACCCACTGCACCCAGCACACCACAGATTAAAACACAGCCACAAAATAATAGTGGTGGTAATTCCAGAGGTTCAGGTGATGGTCGTGCAGCTTGTACCCAGTGCAGTGCCAGCTATCCAGAGTTTGCCAAACGCCGAGGAATTGAAGGCAGAGTAGAAGTAGCTGTTGATACGGATGCAAAAGGTAATGTTACTAATGTGCGGATTGTTAACTCTAGTGGTAACAGCAGATTAGACAAAGAAACCTTAAGACAAGCCCGTAACTGGAAATTGAAACCCTCAGAAAATGGCAGACAGGGAGTATCAATATCCACAAACTTTGCTCTTGAAGGTTCACGGCGACACCGCCAACTCCAAGAACGGAAAAAGAAAGAACAAGAGCAAGCAAGACAGAGAAGCCGCGAGAGAGCGGCATCTAGTTCTACACCCACACCGAGTCCAAATACTCCTGCTACCAACACCACCAGCAAACCTACAGTCAGAGCCAGAAGAGAAATTACACCAACAGCGCCAGCAGCACCAATCACCAGACCCGCAGCAGCAACACCAGTTAGACAACCACGCCAGCAAAACACCGCCACAGGTTCATCATCTGGAACAAGGACCACTCCTACTCCTAGCCAGTCAAAAGTCAGAAATTCTTTGCGTAATGTGCAGCGTCAGAGAACCTCTACTAATTCTGCACCAGCACCAAAACCAGCACCAGTAGCGCAACCCAGCACAAATCGGCGGCCGCGTCCCACAGCAAGTACACCAGCACCAGCACCAGCACCAGCAGCACCAGCGAATACTTCATCTTCTAGTCAAAATCAGTTGCGGAATTCATTACGCCGTAGTCGCGAAGCAGCTCCATC
- a CDS encoding DUF2085 domain-containing protein — translation MKRVVFQVNWVSFIADFLLVGMVFGPPIAPFLAASHVSLLSRIADIIYFMGNHVCPQPNMGLDLASPFIMAVCMRCYGTVTGLLVTRLLYGVTGGKGFYWLSQYGWNGAALASVLMMAYPLELAAQVFGLWDFNNYLVTPFGLITGLAWGLFTMPILHGWQQGKIAN, via the coding sequence ATGAAGAGAGTAGTTTTTCAGGTTAATTGGGTGAGTTTTATTGCTGATTTCCTGTTGGTGGGGATGGTTTTTGGCCCCCCTATTGCTCCTTTTTTGGCTGCGTCTCATGTGTCTTTGCTGAGTAGGATTGCGGACATTATTTATTTCATGGGTAATCATGTCTGTCCGCAACCTAATATGGGTTTGGATTTAGCATCCCCGTTTATTATGGCTGTTTGTATGCGCTGCTATGGTACTGTTACGGGGTTGCTAGTTACTCGGTTGTTATATGGGGTAACTGGTGGTAAGGGTTTTTACTGGTTAAGTCAATATGGCTGGAATGGTGCAGCTTTGGCTAGTGTGTTAATGATGGCTTATCCTTTGGAATTGGCTGCTCAGGTTTTCGGGTTATGGGATTTTAATAATTATTTGGTGACACCCTTTGGGTTAATTACGGGTTTGGCTTGGGGTTTATTTACTATGCCGATTTTACACGGTTGGCAACAAGGTAAAATTGCTAACTAA